A stretch of the Leishmania donovani BPK282A1 complete genome, chromosome 21 genome encodes the following:
- a CDS encoding small GTPase, putative, with amino-acid sequence MDARMRELSFKVVLLGEGRVGKTSLISRYVHNAFDEKEASTVQASMYSSKAVPINDASSAPGAIREVDLALWDTAGQERFHALAPMYYRNADGAIIVYDVTDADTLRKVRTWAKELYAVVGEGNIKLVLCGNKADTPLTEREVSEGEGAAMAAELGASHFFASAKTGQNVAEVFSAMATQVVRSREVTGMGGGVAAGGSSGSSGGGAYAGIRGRTPSRSRARRGLMVVTEDGEAVTPGRSSPSEGRVYGGITPPRAHRYGSSGTNQPITLSADDSPDAAAAANSSGCC; translated from the coding sequence ATGGATGCGAGAATGAGGGAGCTCAGTTTCAAGGTTGTGCTTCTCGGCGAGGGCCGTGTTGGCAAGACGTCGCTGATTTCGCGCTACGTGCACAACGCGTTTGATGAAAAAGAGGCAAGCACGGTGCAGGCGAGCATGTACAGCTCCAAGGCGGTCCCCATCAATGACGCTAGTAGCGCCCCCGGCGCCATCCGAGAAGTGGACTTGGCGCTGTGGGACACGGCGGGGCAGGAGCGCTTCCACGCACTCGCGCCAATGTACTACCGTAACGCGGATGGGGCCATCATCGTGTACGACGTCACCGACGCTGACACGCTACGCAAGGTACGCACGTGGGCCAAGGAGCTCTACGCCGTtgtgggggagggcaacATAAAACTCGTTTTGTGCGGAAACAAGGCGGACACCCCGTTGACAGAGCGGGAGGtgagcgagggcgagggggcgGCTATGGCGGCAGAGCTGGGCGCCTCGCATTTCTTCGCAAGCGCGAAGACAGGGCAAAACGTAGCGGAAGTGTTCAGTGCAATGGCGACACAGGTTGTACGTAGTCGAGAGGTCACCGGCATGGGCggtggtgttgctgctggtggcagcagcggcagcagtggcggggGTGCCTACGCCGGTATCAGGGGTCGCACACCGTCGCGCTCGCGTGCACGGCGCGGGCTGATGGTGGTGACGGAAGACGGGGAGGCGGTGACTCCAGGCCGCAGCTCTCCGAGCGAAGGTCGCGTGTACGGCGGCATCACCCCACCCCGGGCCCACCGCTACGGAAGCAGTGGCACCAACCAGCCCATCACACTTAGCGCCGATGACTCCCctgacgcagcggcggcggccaacAGCAGCGGTTGTTGCTGA